The Streptomyces sp. NBC_00162 genome window below encodes:
- a CDS encoding transglycosylase SLT domain-containing protein: MSNAVIRRIAASKKTLAGTVLALGVAGSMLAAVPAQAAPSSAKAIAQQMIKDPAQFAAFDKIISHESGWDYTATNSSSGAYGLVQALPASKMASAGSDWKTNPATQIKWGLDYMNERYGSPVDAWNFWSANHWY; encoded by the coding sequence GTGTCCAACGCTGTCATCCGCCGCATCGCCGCTTCCAAGAAGACCCTCGCGGGTACCGTCCTCGCCCTGGGCGTCGCCGGTTCCATGCTGGCCGCGGTTCCCGCGCAGGCCGCCCCGTCGAGTGCCAAGGCGATCGCCCAGCAGATGATCAAGGACCCGGCCCAGTTCGCCGCCTTCGACAAGATCATCTCGCACGAGAGCGGCTGGGACTACACCGCCACGAACTCCTCCTCTGGTGCGTACGGCCTGGTCCAGGCCCTGCCGGCCTCGAAGATGGCCTCGGCGGGCTCGGACTGGAAGACCAACCCGGCCACCCAGATCAAGTGGGGCCTGGACTACATGAACGAGCGCTACGGCAGCCCCGTCGACGCCTGGAACTTCTGGTCCGCCAACCACTGGTACTAA
- a CDS encoding helix-turn-helix transcriptional regulator encodes MLDVLGLEPDDERVYRALLGRPNSTAKLLSDLLVESQADVDKALSRLVTWGLVTRSADEQFTAAPPAMALGALISQRRDGLRMAEQALVSFAEEHRAAMTGSSINDLIEVVTGVDAIRHRFLQVQQAARTQVRTFITAPFVAVPPDENTAEPVAIGRGVHFRAVLDRAVLAEPGIITDAIRSLNNGVQLRVADHLPMKLVLADADLGLVPLAVTPDGEPGAVLLHRSGLLDALDALFETVWRTAHPLELSGAGGEAETTVEVGPEGPTDLDRRILALLLAGLTDPTAATQLGLSPRTLHRRLRHLMDIAGVRTRMQLGGYAIRHGWVEHH; translated from the coding sequence ATGCTGGATGTTCTGGGCCTCGAACCCGATGACGAGCGCGTCTACCGGGCACTGCTCGGACGGCCGAATTCCACCGCGAAGCTGCTGTCGGACCTTCTCGTCGAATCGCAAGCCGACGTGGACAAGGCTTTGTCCCGCCTCGTCACGTGGGGACTGGTGACCAGGTCGGCGGACGAGCAGTTCACCGCCGCGCCGCCGGCCATGGCGCTCGGCGCTCTCATCAGCCAGCGGCGGGACGGGCTGCGCATGGCCGAGCAGGCACTGGTGAGCTTCGCCGAGGAACACCGGGCGGCGATGACCGGGAGCAGCATCAACGATCTGATCGAGGTCGTCACGGGCGTCGACGCCATCCGTCATCGCTTCCTGCAGGTGCAGCAGGCAGCCCGCACCCAGGTCCGCACCTTCATCACCGCACCGTTCGTCGCCGTGCCGCCCGACGAGAACACGGCCGAACCCGTGGCCATCGGCCGCGGCGTGCACTTCCGGGCGGTACTGGACCGGGCCGTGCTGGCAGAGCCGGGCATCATCACCGATGCGATCCGTTCGCTGAACAACGGCGTGCAACTCCGTGTCGCCGACCACCTGCCGATGAAACTCGTGCTGGCCGACGCCGACCTCGGCCTTGTCCCGCTCGCGGTCACACCGGACGGCGAACCCGGTGCCGTGCTGTTGCACCGCAGCGGTCTGCTGGACGCGTTGGACGCGCTGTTCGAGACGGTATGGCGCACCGCCCACCCGCTCGAGCTGTCGGGCGCCGGCGGAGAAGCCGAAACCACCGTCGAGGTTGGTCCGGAAGGCCCGACCGACCTCGACCGCAGGATCCTCGCGCTGCTTCTGGCCGGCCTGACCGACCCGACGGCCGCGACACAGCTTGGTCTGTCGCCGCGTACGCTGCACCGACGCCTGCGCCACCTCATGGACATAGCCGGAGTTCGGACCCGGATGCAGCTTGGCGGATACGCCATCCGGCACGGCTGGGTAGAGCATCACTGA
- a CDS encoding GNAT family N-acetyltransferase encodes MPELRTDRLLLRRWQESDLEPWAAMNADPEVREHLGALLTREQSDAAVALMQSDFDERGFGWWALESRETGEFLGRAGLDEVDEDMPFPGVDIGWRLTRSAWGYGYATEAALACLSFGFEVLGLPEIIASTTVNNLRSQAVMRRIGMTRNPADDFEDPSVPEGPLRRCVLYRRTSRKMPTGCTPRRDTAPFG; translated from the coding sequence ATGCCAGAACTGCGTACCGATCGTCTTCTGCTGCGCCGGTGGCAGGAGTCCGATCTCGAACCGTGGGCGGCGATGAACGCCGATCCCGAAGTCCGAGAACACCTGGGGGCACTGCTGACGCGGGAGCAAAGCGATGCCGCGGTGGCACTCATGCAGTCCGACTTCGACGAGCGAGGTTTCGGGTGGTGGGCGCTCGAGTCACGGGAGACCGGTGAGTTCCTCGGCCGCGCCGGCTTGGACGAGGTGGACGAGGACATGCCGTTCCCGGGGGTGGACATCGGATGGCGGCTGACGCGTTCGGCGTGGGGTTACGGTTACGCCACCGAGGCCGCCCTGGCCTGCCTGTCCTTCGGCTTCGAGGTCCTCGGGCTGCCGGAGATCATTGCGTCGACGACCGTCAACAACCTTCGTTCGCAGGCAGTGATGCGCCGGATCGGCATGACCCGGAACCCGGCCGACGACTTCGAGGATCCGAGCGTGCCCGAAGGACCGCTTCGCCGGTGCGTGCTGTACCGGCGGACCTCCCGCAAGATGCCCACGGGCTGCACGCCGCGGCGGGACACGGCCCCGTTCGGCTGA
- a CDS encoding sensor histidine kinase codes for MATALTLTLRRDLPVAVLLASCLGYGCYLALGHPPSLNFWVPVIALVNLAAQRAPRVSRAAGVLTGAVVLYSGLQGGLSLLLASMQAVVVPAVALILGTNQRTLAQRNAELARLTVRLARAQEEEAGRAVVYERIRIARELHDVLAQQMAVITVQSGLARYVYSSDPPTAQAALDAVAGAGRDALDELRRLLGVLRVGPEGESDAPPLRPLPGIDRIPELTERVEAAGVRVRTRTEGAVRPLGPGLELCAYRVVQESLTNVVKHAGATRAEIRIRYLSDRLLITVRDDGHGSGQGGGHGNDSAVSNTGSRLGLLGLHERVKIWDGVLSAGARPGGGFEVRLVLPLSAARR; via the coding sequence GTGGCAACGGCGCTCACCCTCACGCTCCGGCGCGACCTGCCGGTCGCGGTGCTCCTCGCCTCCTGTCTGGGATACGGCTGCTACCTCGCGCTCGGTCACCCGCCCTCGCTGAACTTCTGGGTGCCGGTGATCGCTCTGGTGAACCTCGCGGCGCAGCGCGCCCCGCGCGTGTCGAGGGCCGCGGGGGTGCTGACGGGGGCGGTCGTCCTGTACAGCGGGCTGCAGGGCGGGCTGTCGCTGCTCCTCGCGAGCATGCAGGCGGTGGTCGTGCCCGCGGTCGCGCTGATCCTCGGCACGAACCAGCGCACCCTGGCGCAGCGCAACGCGGAACTCGCGCGGCTCACGGTGCGGCTGGCCCGGGCGCAGGAGGAGGAGGCCGGCCGGGCAGTGGTGTACGAGCGGATCCGGATCGCCCGGGAGCTGCACGACGTCCTCGCGCAGCAGATGGCGGTGATCACGGTCCAGTCGGGCCTGGCGCGCTACGTGTACTCCTCGGATCCACCCACCGCACAGGCCGCCTTGGACGCGGTGGCGGGCGCGGGCCGGGACGCCCTGGATGAACTGCGCCGACTGCTCGGCGTGTTGAGGGTCGGCCCCGAGGGGGAGAGCGATGCGCCGCCACTGCGACCGCTGCCGGGCATCGACCGCATTCCCGAGCTGACGGAGCGGGTGGAGGCGGCCGGGGTCAGGGTGCGGACGCGTACGGAGGGTGCGGTGCGGCCGCTCGGGCCGGGGCTGGAACTGTGTGCCTATCGGGTGGTTCAGGAATCGCTGACCAATGTCGTCAAGCACGCGGGGGCCACCCGGGCCGAGATCCGCATCCGCTACCTGAGCGACCGGCTCCTGATCACCGTCCGCGACGACGGGCACGGCAGCGGGCAGGGCGGCGGGCACGGCAACGATTCGGCCGTATCGAACACGGGATCGCGCCTGGGCCTCCTTGGATTGCATGAGCGCGTCAAGATCTGGGACGGTGTGCTGAGCGCGGGTGCGCGGCCGGGGGGCGGGTTCGAGGTGCGTCTTGTACTGCCGCTATCGGCGGCCCGGCGGTGA
- a CDS encoding class I SAM-dependent methyltransferase has protein sequence MTELPSHLRVTVDAYDAVAVHYADFTRNGLDCLPLDRAVIAAFAELARSTDAGPVAELGCGPGYVTAHLRALELDAFGVDLSPVMIDLAREAYPDLRFEVGSMDALDLADGELGGIVSWYSVIHAPPQEIPSYFAEFRRVLTLGGTLLLAFFESEGGPVEAFDHKVVTAYRWPIDDLAGLAGEAGFVEVGRMLREPLEGERYRRGHLLLRAQDR, from the coding sequence GTGACCGAACTTCCCTCGCACCTTCGTGTGACAGTAGATGCCTACGACGCCGTCGCCGTTCACTACGCAGATTTCACCCGTAATGGGCTCGACTGCCTTCCGCTGGACCGCGCGGTTATCGCAGCGTTCGCCGAGCTCGCGCGATCCACTGATGCCGGGCCCGTCGCCGAGCTGGGATGTGGCCCTGGATATGTGACGGCGCACCTGCGGGCCCTGGAACTGGACGCTTTCGGCGTCGACCTTTCGCCGGTGATGATCGACCTTGCCCGCGAGGCATACCCTGACCTGCGGTTCGAGGTCGGCTCGATGGACGCCCTGGACCTGGCCGACGGCGAGCTCGGCGGCATCGTGTCCTGGTACTCGGTTATCCATGCTCCGCCGCAGGAAATACCGTCGTACTTCGCCGAGTTCCGCCGGGTTCTGACCCTGGGTGGCACCCTCCTGCTTGCCTTCTTCGAGTCTGAGGGCGGGCCGGTGGAGGCGTTCGACCACAAGGTGGTGACGGCCTACCGATGGCCGATCGACGACCTCGCAGGGCTGGCCGGCGAGGCCGGGTTCGTCGAAGTCGGCCGGATGCTGCGCGAGCCCCTCGAAGGGGAGCGGTATCGCCGGGGTCATCTGTTGCTGCGGGCCCAGGATCGGTAG
- a CDS encoding response regulator, with protein MINILVVDDQDLIRGGIAALLRAAPGTGTVTEAADGEGAVLAAELHRPDVVLMDIRMPGMSGLAAAESILELGLTPPPRVAVLTTFDEDEYIYAALRIGCSGFLLKDMPPERLLNAVAVLAAGDMFFAPTVTRRLIEAYAPKSAARPLRRTVLDQLTSREVEVLELVAKGMNNEEIAAALVVSEATVKTHLHHTMTKLDLRSRAQAVVVAYESGLASPGRTDAEPMDAARI; from the coding sequence GTGATCAACATCCTTGTCGTGGACGACCAGGACCTCATCCGAGGTGGGATCGCCGCGCTCTTACGTGCGGCGCCCGGGACCGGGACCGTCACGGAGGCGGCCGACGGCGAGGGCGCTGTCCTCGCGGCCGAGCTCCACCGCCCCGACGTGGTCCTCATGGACATCCGGATGCCGGGGATGAGCGGGCTGGCCGCGGCCGAGAGCATCCTCGAGCTCGGCCTCACGCCGCCGCCCCGCGTGGCCGTGCTGACCACTTTCGACGAGGACGAGTACATCTACGCCGCCCTGCGGATCGGGTGCAGCGGCTTCCTGCTCAAGGACATGCCGCCGGAGCGCCTGCTGAACGCCGTGGCCGTCCTCGCCGCCGGGGACATGTTCTTCGCGCCCACCGTGACCCGCCGCCTGATCGAGGCGTACGCGCCGAAGAGCGCGGCCCGGCCCCTCCGGCGGACGGTGCTCGACCAGCTCACCTCGCGTGAGGTGGAGGTGCTGGAGCTGGTCGCCAAGGGCATGAACAACGAGGAGATAGCCGCGGCCCTCGTGGTGTCGGAAGCGACCGTCAAGACGCACCTCCACCACACGATGACCAAGCTGGACCTGCGCAGCAGGGCTCAGGCCGTCGTCGTGGCCTACGAGTCGGGGCTCGCCTCCCCGGGCCGGACGGACGCGGAGCCGATGGACGCGGCCCGCATCTAG
- a CDS encoding DUF1062 domain-containing protein, whose amino-acid sequence MSKTWVVVPTCLPIILRRCHRCASGRFRANGKFRVNANHKLLDAWLLALCTECGDTTKLTILERMNVRSVRPELLNLMHDNDPGLAAELLQDPVVRRRNRIALDWDNAWRLDSGAPHQPDQPRQPHQPEGEAIEVSVRFAARIPVRPMRLIAEGFGFSRAEVERLLVEGNLVSTVRLSGKLSGDFTFMLKR is encoded by the coding sequence GTGTCCAAAACCTGGGTGGTCGTGCCCACCTGCCTGCCGATAATTCTCCGCCGTTGCCACAGATGCGCCTCCGGGCGCTTCCGGGCGAACGGCAAATTCCGCGTCAACGCGAACCACAAGCTCCTCGACGCCTGGCTCCTCGCACTGTGCACCGAGTGCGGGGACACCACCAAACTCACCATCCTGGAGCGGATGAACGTGCGTTCCGTACGACCCGAGCTCCTGAACCTGATGCACGACAACGACCCCGGCCTGGCAGCCGAACTGCTCCAGGACCCGGTCGTACGGCGCCGCAATCGCATCGCCCTCGACTGGGACAACGCATGGCGCCTCGACAGCGGCGCGCCGCATCAGCCGGATCAGCCGCGTCAACCGCATCAGCCGGAGGGTGAGGCGATCGAGGTATCGGTCCGCTTTGCGGCGCGGATTCCTGTGCGGCCGATGCGACTGATCGCCGAAGGTTTCGGCTTTTCGCGTGCCGAGGTCGAGAGGCTGCTCGTCGAGGGAAACCTCGTGTCGACGGTCCGCCTGAGCGGCAAGCTCTCGGGCGACTTCACCTTCATGCTCAAGCGCTGA
- a CDS encoding TetR/AcrR family transcriptional regulator, whose protein sequence is MGRAADLGKRADLLRRVREYVICNGLADLSLRPLAKALGTSDRMLLYYFGSKDRLVAEALAQDEGRPLLFLRQALDSAGAPADAAGMRLVIEELWSQFTAPERRDVLPVTFEVMTASVLNPSRYGPVMRNLLAEWRRLLASAFAGLGMSDERAVAEAGLLVDATLGLLHAPLADGDWDQATAAFQTLLDRLEPAWQAVE, encoded by the coding sequence ATGGGACGGGCGGCTGACCTGGGGAAACGGGCAGATTTGCTGCGCCGGGTCCGCGAGTACGTGATCTGCAACGGGCTGGCGGACCTGTCCCTCCGCCCACTCGCCAAGGCGCTGGGCACCAGCGACCGCATGCTCCTCTACTACTTCGGCAGCAAAGATCGGCTGGTCGCCGAAGCGCTGGCCCAGGACGAGGGGAGACCGCTGTTGTTCTTGCGGCAGGCGCTCGACAGCGCAGGCGCACCTGCGGATGCCGCGGGCATGCGGCTCGTCATTGAAGAGCTGTGGAGTCAGTTCACGGCTCCGGAGCGCCGTGACGTCCTCCCCGTCACCTTCGAGGTGATGACGGCCAGCGTGCTCAACCCCAGCCGGTACGGCCCGGTCATGCGCAACCTCCTCGCCGAATGGAGGCGCCTGCTCGCTTCCGCGTTCGCCGGTCTCGGAATGTCTGACGAAAGGGCCGTTGCCGAGGCCGGGCTCCTGGTCGATGCCACCCTGGGGCTGCTCCACGCGCCGCTAGCCGACGGCGATTGGGACCAGGCGACAGCAGCCTTCCAGACACTGCTCGACCGCCTCGAACCCGCCTGGCAAGCCGTCGAGTGA
- a CDS encoding S8 family peptidase: MQAPAQAAPSKPTVPAKPSATHKVTLVTGDVVTVTTMADGKQIADVDRPDSAVGGVKVQEIKGDLFVIPDEAAPLLGTDKLDRRLFNVTDLIEMGYDDAKTAAVPLIATYAQSKSRSAAPPTAPQGSKLTRDLKGIRGAALSTEKRQARTFWTTVAPQGSATLGADVAKLWLDGRVKASLKESVPLIGAPEAWAAGYTGKGVKVAVLDTGIDVNHPDFAGLIDGTASFVPGEAVTDVNGHGTHVAGTIVGSGAASGGDNKGVAPGADLVVGKVLGGAEGYGQDSWVMAGMQWAAETGADVVNMSLGDSYPTDGSDPMSQTVDALSAQYGTLFVIAAGNAGPESISAPGAAASALTVAATDKQDQLASFSSTGPLAYSGAMKPDIAAPGVDITAARSQEMTDGGAGLYRTLSGTSMATPHVVGAAAILAQQHPDWTGAQLKEHLMSTAKDLHDRYSPYEVGAGRLDVAAAVRTTVRSTGSLFFGNYTWPHEPSDVAVTKDLTFTNSGSTEVKLNLALTNDGGPFTLRATTVTVPAGGTAAVPVTSDPQTASAGRHVGYVTGTDATTGKPVTRTSVALLKEEERYDLNIKLVGRDGKPAAGWATVNLAGDFWPWNVYVDGSTTMRMAPGQYTVAAYLDVAGEKADRSGLAVLVQPETLLKDRPVDVVLDASKARLLQTEAPQRTEDRQRKVDFNVHYKGLDPYMDYRSAYVLPLTYDDVYIAPTEPMKQGEFMLTTRWRKGEPQLSLSALGGRLQYEALVQAGSALGTATDKLDVVYAGNGAAAAYKKAGAKGKAVVIERSDEVSPQERTQAAVAAGAKALIVVNDGAGTLIEYVGESTIPVATVHRDAGKTLVSMAKAGKFQLTAKQTEYTPFVYDLTREYPGQVPDRALVYKPANGDLARIDARYYSATDGGPAEGYRSDFTLSPSFNFAEREWHPGTRTEWVTPGQVWREFHTQGVDGALPWSMVSGDNTYAKGSTTRLDWFAPATRPGQGESFGVYNSRWQNYMTWNVQAWASASDNMRLGGFLPWGETPSHLQVFQGDTLIHDNPVSGDMQWQEVPAGNLPYRAVLGVERPGDVFRLSTRTHTEWTFMSDTVDSDFFERFSVLNLDYKLESDLHGDVKANATQEIALKPVSMDGGTVPGKVTTVKLDVSYDDGATWQKVTLTEDAHGSWTGAFRTAKKPGGFVSVRASAETDRGFSVKNEIIRAYGLR, translated from the coding sequence ATGCAAGCGCCCGCTCAAGCCGCTCCGAGCAAGCCCACCGTTCCAGCCAAGCCCTCGGCGACCCACAAGGTCACCCTGGTCACCGGCGACGTCGTCACGGTCACCACGATGGCCGACGGCAAGCAGATCGCCGACGTCGACCGGCCGGACAGCGCCGTCGGCGGCGTCAAGGTCCAGGAGATCAAGGGTGACCTGTTCGTCATCCCGGACGAGGCGGCGCCGCTGCTGGGCACGGACAAGCTGGACCGGCGGCTGTTCAACGTCACCGACCTGATCGAGATGGGCTACGACGACGCGAAGACGGCCGCTGTGCCGCTGATCGCGACGTACGCCCAGTCGAAGTCCCGCTCGGCCGCCCCGCCGACGGCCCCACAGGGCAGCAAGCTGACCCGCGACCTCAAGGGCATCCGCGGTGCCGCGCTCAGCACCGAGAAGCGGCAGGCCCGCACCTTCTGGACCACCGTCGCGCCGCAGGGCAGCGCGACGTTGGGCGCGGACGTGGCGAAGCTGTGGCTCGACGGTCGGGTGAAGGCCAGCCTCAAGGAGAGCGTGCCGCTGATCGGCGCGCCCGAGGCCTGGGCGGCCGGGTACACCGGCAAGGGCGTCAAGGTCGCGGTGCTCGACACCGGCATCGACGTCAACCACCCCGACTTCGCGGGCCTGATCGACGGCACGGCCAGCTTCGTGCCGGGAGAGGCCGTCACCGACGTCAACGGGCACGGTACGCACGTCGCCGGCACGATCGTCGGCTCGGGCGCCGCGTCCGGCGGTGACAACAAGGGCGTCGCCCCCGGCGCCGACCTGGTCGTCGGCAAGGTGCTCGGCGGCGCGGAGGGCTACGGCCAGGACTCCTGGGTCATGGCCGGTATGCAGTGGGCCGCCGAGACCGGTGCGGACGTCGTCAACATGAGCCTCGGCGACTCCTACCCGACGGACGGCAGCGACCCGATGTCGCAGACCGTGGACGCGCTGTCCGCGCAGTACGGCACGCTGTTCGTCATCGCCGCCGGCAACGCCGGCCCGGAGAGCATATCCGCCCCGGGTGCGGCCGCCTCGGCGCTGACCGTGGCCGCCACGGACAAGCAGGACCAGCTCGCGTCCTTCTCCAGCACCGGCCCGCTGGCCTACTCCGGCGCCATGAAGCCGGACATCGCGGCGCCCGGCGTGGACATCACCGCGGCCCGCTCCCAGGAGATGACCGACGGTGGCGCGGGCCTCTACCGCACCCTCAGCGGCACCTCGATGGCCACCCCGCACGTGGTCGGCGCCGCGGCGATCCTGGCCCAGCAGCACCCGGACTGGACCGGCGCCCAGCTCAAGGAACACCTGATGAGCACCGCGAAGGACCTGCACGACCGGTACTCGCCGTACGAGGTCGGCGCCGGCCGCCTCGACGTGGCCGCCGCCGTGCGCACCACCGTCCGCAGCACCGGATCGCTCTTCTTCGGCAACTACACATGGCCGCACGAGCCGAGCGACGTCGCCGTCACGAAGGACCTGACCTTCACCAACTCCGGTTCCACCGAAGTCAAGCTGAACCTGGCGCTGACCAACGACGGCGGCCCGTTCACGCTGCGAGCCACCACCGTGACCGTCCCCGCGGGCGGCACCGCCGCCGTCCCGGTGACCAGTGACCCGCAAACCGCCTCGGCCGGCCGGCACGTCGGCTACGTGACAGGCACCGACGCGACCACCGGGAAGCCGGTGACCCGCACCTCCGTGGCGCTGCTCAAGGAGGAGGAGCGCTACGACCTGAACATCAAACTGGTCGGCCGTGACGGCAAGCCCGCCGCGGGCTGGGCCACGGTCAACCTGGCCGGCGACTTCTGGCCGTGGAACGTCTACGTCGACGGCTCGACGACCATGCGCATGGCACCCGGCCAGTACACCGTCGCGGCGTACCTCGACGTGGCCGGCGAGAAGGCGGACCGCTCGGGTCTGGCCGTGTTGGTCCAACCGGAGACCTTGCTCAAGGACCGCCCCGTGGACGTGGTGCTGGACGCGAGCAAGGCACGGCTGCTGCAGACGGAGGCGCCGCAGCGCACCGAGGACCGCCAGCGCAAGGTCGACTTCAACGTCCACTACAAGGGCCTCGACCCGTACATGGACTACCGCAGCGCGTACGTGCTGCCGCTGACGTACGACGATGTCTACATCGCGCCGACGGAGCCCATGAAGCAGGGCGAGTTCATGCTGACCACCCGCTGGCGCAAGGGCGAGCCGCAGCTCAGCCTGAGCGCGCTGGGCGGTCGGCTCCAATACGAGGCCCTGGTACAGGCGGGCAGCGCCCTGGGCACCGCCACGGACAAGCTGGACGTCGTCTACGCGGGCAACGGCGCGGCGGCCGCGTACAAGAAGGCCGGAGCCAAGGGCAAGGCCGTCGTCATCGAGCGCAGCGACGAGGTATCGCCGCAGGAGCGCACCCAGGCGGCCGTCGCGGCCGGTGCGAAGGCGCTGATCGTGGTCAACGACGGTGCCGGCACCCTGATCGAGTACGTCGGCGAGTCGACCATCCCGGTCGCCACCGTGCACCGCGACGCGGGGAAGACCCTTGTCTCGATGGCCAAGGCCGGGAAGTTCCAGCTGACCGCGAAGCAGACCGAGTACACGCCGTTCGTCTACGACCTGACCCGGGAGTACCCCGGCCAGGTTCCGGACCGGGCCCTGGTCTACAAGCCGGCCAACGGTGACCTCGCCCGGATCGACGCCCGCTACTACTCGGCCACCGACGGCGGGCCGGCGGAAGGCTACCGCTCCGACTTCACCCTCAGCCCGTCGTTCAACTTCGCCGAGCGCGAGTGGCACCCGGGCACCCGCACCGAATGGGTGACCCCGGGCCAGGTCTGGCGGGAGTTCCACACGCAGGGCGTCGACGGAGCCCTGCCGTGGTCGATGGTCTCGGGCGACAACACGTACGCCAAGGGCAGCACCACCCGTCTGGACTGGTTCGCCCCGGCGACCCGGCCCGGCCAGGGCGAGTCCTTCGGCGTGTACAACTCCCGCTGGCAGAACTACATGACCTGGAACGTGCAGGCGTGGGCCTCCGCCAGCGACAACATGCGGCTGGGCGGCTTCCTGCCGTGGGGTGAGACGCCCTCCCACCTGCAGGTATTCCAGGGCGACACGCTGATCCACGACAACCCGGTCAGCGGGGACATGCAGTGGCAGGAGGTGCCGGCGGGCAATCTGCCCTACCGCGCCGTCCTCGGTGTGGAGCGGCCCGGTGACGTCTTCCGGCTGTCGACGCGCACCCACACCGAGTGGACGTTCATGTCCGACACCGTCGACTCGGACTTCTTCGAGCGGTTCTCGGTGCTGAACCTGGACTACAAGCTGGAGTCGGACCTGCACGGCGACGTCAAGGCCAACGCGACCCAGGAGATCGCGCTCAAGCCGGTGTCGATGGACGGCGGCACCGTGCCGGGCAAGGTCACCACGGTCAAGCTGGACGTCTCGTACGACGACGGCGCCACCTGGCAGAAGGTGACCCTGACCGAGGACGCCCACGGCTCCTGGACGGGTGCGTTCAGGACGGCGAAGAAGCCCGGCGGCTTCGTCTCGGTCCGCGCGAGCGCCGAAACGGACCGCGGCTTCAGCGTCAAGAACGAGATCATCCGGGCGTACGGCCTGCGATGA
- a CDS encoding ATP-binding protein, translating into MAAQDVGLLAAHSDGRSGGLRLRRQTCRSGSVLPDFARGGQCVDGRTRASWVARQMALWSRALAPYGASPICAGIWDTSWPVAREPASVGHARRVLTAQLSSWGLHEVTDTSRLLVSELVTNALRHAHGPVRVNLRVHGAVLRCEVEDGSATGPVPRTAGIDAESGRGIELVDALAQDWGSDRTTTGKTTWFELAVPNPGHDQAH; encoded by the coding sequence ATGGCCGCCCAGGACGTCGGCCTTCTCGCAGCACACAGTGACGGGCGGTCCGGCGGGCTTCGCCTCCGCCGACAGACCTGCCGGAGCGGGTCGGTCCTGCCGGATTTCGCGCGCGGCGGGCAGTGCGTTGACGGTCGTACCCGCGCCTCCTGGGTCGCACGGCAGATGGCACTGTGGTCGCGAGCCCTGGCCCCATACGGCGCCTCGCCCATCTGTGCCGGCATATGGGACACGTCCTGGCCCGTGGCTCGTGAACCGGCCTCGGTCGGCCATGCCCGGCGAGTCCTTACAGCCCAGCTGTCCTCCTGGGGACTTCACGAAGTGACCGACACCTCTCGGCTCCTGGTCAGCGAACTGGTCACAAACGCTTTGCGCCATGCTCACGGCCCGGTCCGGGTCAATCTGCGCGTGCACGGTGCCGTCCTGCGCTGCGAGGTGGAGGACGGCAGCGCGACCGGCCCCGTCCCCCGCACCGCCGGCATCGATGCCGAAAGCGGACGTGGCATCGAACTCGTCGACGCCCTGGCCCAGGACTGGGGCAGCGATCGCACGACCACCGGCAAAACGACTTGGTTCGAACTGGCCGTCCCCAACCCCGGTCACGACCAGGCACACTAG